DNA sequence from the Harpia harpyja isolate bHarHar1 chromosome 2, bHarHar1 primary haplotype, whole genome shotgun sequence genome:
GTCCACTGCATACGTGCCCCGTCCGCCCGTCTGACCTATTTGCTCTCCGTCCGTCTGTCCTGTGCGTGCTCTTTCCACTCCCCTGCACCGATGTGCTCTCCATCCCCCCGTCCGTCCCCTGCATGCGCTCTCCCTCACCGTCCCCGTCCGTGTCCGTGCATCCGTGGCCACCCGTGTCTGTCCCCCCCCTCGCCGCTGCCTGGTTCTCActttctgcctctgctctccctctctgccttctctcccCCAGCCTCGCGCCCCCGGCCCCGACCCCGGCgtcccccgctcccgccccgcgtGCCCCCACACTCACTGCTGCCCTGTCTCTCCCCTCCCGCCCGAAGCAGCCACCCCCTGCATCAAAGCCATCAGCCCCAGCGAGGGCTGGACCACCGGAGGTGCCACCGTCATCGTCATCGGCGACAACTTCTTCGATGGGCTGCAGGTCGTCTTCGGCACCATGCTGGTGTGGAGTGAGGTAGGGGAGGGTGaaggggggggtggcggggggggctggcgtgaccccccccccggccatggGCTGAGCCCCGTCTCGCCCCGCAGCTCATCACACCTCACGCCATCCGGGTGCAGACCCCTCCGCGGCACATCCCCGGCGTGGTGGAGGTGACGCTCTCCTACAAGTCCAAGCAGTTCTGCAAGGGTGCCCCGGGACGCTTCGTCTACACCGGTGAGGGGTGCAGACCCCCGGGAAGGGGGCACAGACCCCCAGGACGGTACCCAGGGGATCTCTGTGCCCGCTGCCcggccctggggctgctgccagcccctggggacagccctgccctgctgcggGACCCCCCCCATGGgtggctctgctgcagggttAGGGCGAGGGGATGGGCGTAGGGCAAGGGTTTGGGGCAGGACAGCGTTGGGTTATGGGGCAGGGGGTAGAGTTAGGAGAAGGGTAGTGTtgtgactgggggggggggacctgCTGGCGGGGACAGGGTTGGGGGTAGGATTGGGGTGATGGAGTAAGGGTTATTGCAAACCACTACTGAAAACCCCAGGCAGCAAGCCCAGGGACCCTGCACGTGTGTATGGCGTGAGCAGGGCCACGCACACGTGTGCGGCGTGAGTGGGGCCGTGCACACGTGGGGTGTGGGTAGGGGATGATGCACATGTGGGGTGTAAGCAGGGCAGCGTGCACGGTGCGGTGGAGAATCGGTCCCACCGTGGCGGCCGTGTGCCGTGGCGTGTTGCCGCTGACTTGGGCAGTCTGTCCTCACACCGGCTCCGTGCCGTGCTGCAGGTtgccctggctcctgccctgctccagcaccgTCCCGTCCCTCCGGGACCCCCGGCagtggggctggcagctggggctgTCGGACAGGGGGTTGGGAGAGGAAGGGGTGCAGGGGCTGTTGGCACGGGTGGGGGACAGGGGGGGACAGCTGGGGTGTCCCTGCAGGAGGTGGGGTTCCCCCCTGCTACACCCCAGCTCAGCCCTTCGCCTCAcagtctgtgcctcagtttccccatggggccgggacgggggggggcggggtggccCCTTGCGCAGCAGCCGCTGAGCCCCTCTCTCTCGGCAGCGCTGAACGAGCCCACCATCGACTACGGGTTCCAGCGGCTGCAGAAGGTCATCCCCCGGCACCCCGGGGACCCCGAGCGTCTGCCCAAGGTAGGGACCCCCCGCCTGGAGTTTGGCGGGGATGCCGTGCTCTGCCGTGCTCGGTGACACCCACGGATGCAGGGAGGGACACGCCATCACCCGTGGGTGCTGGGCACTGCCTCGCCTCGACCCAGGGGTCTTCCCTGGCTGTGCCAGAGGACCAAGGGACAGGGAGGGGGACGCAGAGCCCTTGTGCCCCCCCCGGCACTGGGTGCAGCCTGTGGGCTGGCCAGGGTCCCTAACCCCCAGCTCCCGCTGTGTGCTGGGATCCCTGTGTGCGTGGGTCCGTGCTGtttgccccccacccctggcagagcctggggcagggtgggCCATGGGGGGGCTCAGAGGGGCCCATGGGGGGACACAACGGGCCCCCGCCCCGTGGGTCCGCTGTGGCAGCGCTGGGCTGGGGCTTTGGGCATTGCACGGCAGCTCGGGGACGTGCCGACGTGGGGACATGTCACCGGTGTGGGGACGTGGTGAGGTGCCGGGGCAGGGTGCCTGCATGTCCCCCATGTGCagatggggctggggtgggggtgcggGCCCCCCCTGAGCCCCATCCCGCTCCCTGCCCAGGAGGTCCTGCTGAAGCGGGCAGCCGACCTGGTGGAGGCTCTCTACGGGATGCCCCACAGCAACCAGGTACCGCGGCCCCCCCCCGTCCTGccaagccccccccccggctcatcccaccctcctgcccccggccccccaccctgcccgctCGGCGCGGTGTGCACCCTGAGCCTGCGACGCTGGAGCGGGGACGCAGGAGCTGGCCCCGGGCTCCCAGCCCCACATCTGGTTCACATCAGGATTCCTTGGGCGCTGAGTCAGCGCTGTgggcccccccgagccccccacctgcaggggaaggggagcagccGGGTCAGGCTGCGGGGCTGGCGCCTCCAAAGCCGCCTTTGTTCCCACATCCTTCCCGGCCGGCGGCACGAGCTGGGGGGTCGcggtcccccctgccccatcgCTGCCCGGCACAGCCCGGCCGGGGATGCTCGGGGCTGCGGGTGCCCTGGGAGGTGACACGAGCTTGGGCGGTCTCAGCTGCCCCTGCCACATTGCTGCCCGGCACAGCCCCGGGGTCACCCCAGGCTCTGCGTGCCATGGGGTGATGCCGTCCCCGTGTCccgtcccgttccccccccccccccaggacatcATCCTGAAGCGAGCGGCGGACATTGCCGAGGCTCTCTACAGCGTCCCCCGCAACCCCAGCCAGCTCTCCTCGCTGGCCGGCACCCACGGCCCCGCCGGCATGATGGGGGTGAACTCCTTCGGCAGCCAGCTGGCCATCAACATCGGCGACTCCCCACAGGGCACCGAGCAAGGTGGGCCGGGGTCCACGCCAGGCAGCGGGAgggggtccctgcctgccccgtgCCACCCCCGGCCCCTCTCGCCCGCAGGCTACTCCCGAAACACGGGCAGCGTCTCGCCGCGGGGCTACGTGCCCAGCTCCACGCCGCAGCAGAGCAGCTACAGCAGCACCGCCGGCATCAACGGCTACGGCAGCGGCACCATGGCCGGCCTGGGGGTGCCCGGCTCCCCCAGCTTCCTCAACGGCTCCACCGCCAACTCCCCCTACGCCAGTAAGTCAGTGCCCCGGGGTGTCTCCAAAGCCATGTGCCAGCCCCGGGGTGTCCCCAACACTCTGCACCAACCTCAGGTGTCCCCAAAGCCGTAcaccagcagccctggggcaTCCCCAACACCATGCACTAGccctggggtgtccccagtgctgtgcaCCAGCCTTGGGGTGTCCCCAGTGCCATGCACCAgccccagggtgtccccagcgCTGTGCACCAGCCCCGGGGCATCCCCAATGCCATACACCAGCTCTGGAGTGTCCCCAACACCGTGCACCAGCCTTGGGGTGTCCCCAACGCCATGCACCAGCCCCAGGGTGTCCCCAATGCCGTGCACCAGCCCCGGGGTGTCCCCAAAGCCAGTGGCGAGGGCAAGGGGGAGCGGGGACACAGCCGAGACAGCCTCAGTCCTAGCCCTGGCCCTTGCAAGCCGGGTCCCACGTGGCATCACCGGGATATGCTGGCATCCCGCCTGGGGAGCGATGCCCCATCCCCAGCTCTGCCCGGCCTGAGTGGGTCTCTCCCCGCAGTCATGCCCGCCAGCCCCCCGCTCGGCGCCTCCTCCATCACCCTCCCGTCGGGCACCAACGCCTCCACCCCCACCGGGGTCTTCTCCTTCTCCCCCGTCAACATGATCTCGGCGGTGAAGCAGAAAAGCGCCTTCGCCCCCGTGGTGCGGCCGCAgacctccccgccgcccgcctgtGCCAGCACCAGCGGCAGCAGCCTGCAAGGTGAGCCCAGTGCGGGCAGGGCTTGCCCTCGCTGCCCGGGGGGCTCCAAGCCCACCCCCAGATCCCCCTTGCCCCACGGAGGGGGTCGGGGGTCCCGGTGGCACCGTGCCCAAGCAGGGTGCTTGCCTGACTCcatgcctcctccctgcagcccgGGCACGGCTGAGGCTGCACCGCGGGGATGGGGGCACCATGCTACCCTcgtccctgtccccccctccccgtgcccacCGGTCACCCCCCCCCTGCCTCGGCTCaccctctctctctgcctccctcccgcTCTCCCGCTGCCCAGACCCGGCTTTCGAGGACTCGGACAAGTTCCACACGCCTGCGCGGCCGCTCCAGGGACTGGCCTATTCCTAAGCACAGTAGGTCCTGGGATGCACCGGCCCCGGAACCCCCCATCCCGCTGGGACGGGCAGGGGGAGCGGGGCCAAGGAGGCCAGGGATCCCCCGCCCCGGCGTGCCCACCCCTCACCTTCCCTTGCAGCCGTGCCCGGCCACCTCGTGCCGCCCACGGGAGCCGGGACGGTGCCGGAGCCGCGACACGGAGCAGGACTGAGTGTGGCCTCGCAGCCCGGTGGTACCGGCCCCTCCAACCCGCTCCCGGGGGCTCCCGTGGGGATCGGGGCGCGTGGGGCTGTGGGACCCAccaccctgctgccctgcagcctccccagcccagccccacggagCTCAGCCCCCTCGCAGGGGGGTGACCCTGGCCAGGACCAGCATCGGCGTGGCGTGGCGCGGCTCGGCTTGGCACGGTTCGGCTCGGAGGGCAGCCCCTCCTGGGGCCAGAGCCTTGGGGGGAGCCCCGGGAATGACCCAAACGCTCTGGGTTTAGCCTCAGAAAGACACTGAGAGACCCGTGGGAGTGTGGGGCAGCGGCAGCCGTGGGCAGGATGCTCCGAGGCGGGAGGGATGGATGCTCCGGGGCAGGATGGGGTGATGTTCCAGGGCAGGATGGATGCTCGGGGGTGGGATGGATGCTCC
Encoded proteins:
- the EBF4 gene encoding transcription factor COE4 isoform X3; protein product: MARAGGAAAGPRRRVLVLMVLVAAAGRRGRGTGRRRGGGPPGPPTPPGPPARPLLLLLPLPPLPPPPPPPPPPPRAAPAAAAAAAAAARPEALPRGGLPMKEEPLTAGLPSVRWLQGTSILDASTAAQSGVGLARAHFEKQPPSNLRKSNFFHFVLAMYDRQGQPVEIERTSFIDFVEKEREQNGEKTNNGIHYRLQLLYSNGLRTEQDLYVRLIDSMSKQAIIYEGQDKNPEMCRVLLTHEIMCSRCCDKKSCGNRNETPSDPVIIDRFFLKFFLKCNQNCLKNAGNPRDMRRFQVVVSTTVNVDGHVLAVSDNMFVHNNSKHGRRARRLDPSEAATPCIKAISPSEGWTTGGATVIVIGDNFFDGLQVVFGTMLVWSETPPRHIPGVVEVTLSYKSKQFCKGAPGRFVYTALNEPTIDYGFQRLQKVIPRHPGDPERLPKEVLLKRAADLVEALYGMPHSNQDIILKRAADIAEALYSVPRNPSQLSSLAGTHGPAGMMGVNSFGSQLAINIGDSPQGTEQGYSRNTGSVSPRGYVPSSTPQQSSYSSTAGINGYGSGTMAGLGVPGSPSFLNGSTANSPYAIMPASPPLGASSITLPSGTNASTPTGVFSFSPVNMISAVKQKSAFAPVVRPQTSPPPACASTSGSSLQDPAFEDSDKFHTPARPLQGLAYS
- the EBF4 gene encoding transcription factor COE4 isoform X1, with protein sequence MARAGGAAAGPRRRVLVLMVLVAAAGRRGRGTGRRRGGGPPGPPTPPGPPARPLLLLLPLPPLPPPPPPPPPPPRAAPAAAAAAAAAARPEALPRGGLPMKEEPLTAGLPSVRWLQGTSILDASTAAQSGVGLARAHFEKQPPSNLRKSNFFHFVLAMYDRQGQPVEIERTSFIDFVEKEREQNGEKTNNGIHYRLQLLYSNGLRTEQDLYVRLIDSMSKQAIIYEGQDKNPEMCRVLLTHEIMCSRCCDKKSCGNRNETPSDPVIIDRFFLKFFLKCNQNCLKNAGNPRDMRRFQVVVSTTVNVDGHVLAVSDNMFVHNNSKHGRRARRLDPSEAATPCIKAISPSEGWTTGGATVIVIGDNFFDGLQVVFGTMLVWSELITPHAIRVQTPPRHIPGVVEVTLSYKSKQFCKGAPGRFVYTALNEPTIDYGFQRLQKVIPRHPGDPERLPKEVLLKRAADLVEALYGMPHSNQDIILKRAADIAEALYSVPRNPSQLSSLAGTHGPAGMMGVNSFGSQLAINIGDSPQGTEQGYSRNTGSVSPRGYVPSSTPQQSSYSSTAGINGYGSGTMAGLGVPGSPSFLNGSTANSPYAIMPASPPLGASSITLPSGTNASTPTGVFSFSPVNMISAVKQKSAFAPVVRPQTSPPPACASTSGSSLQDPAFEDSDKFHTPARPLQGLAYS
- the EBF4 gene encoding transcription factor COE4 isoform X4 encodes the protein MFSVQEALPRGGLPMKEEPLTAGLPSVRWLQGTSILDASTAAQSGVGLARAHFEKQPPSNLRKSNFFHFVLAMYDRQGQPVEIERTSFIDFVEKEREQNGEKTNNGIHYRLQLLYSNGLRTEQDLYVRLIDSMSKQAIIYEGQDKNPEMCRVLLTHEIMCSRCCDKKSCGNRNETPSDPVIIDRFFLKFFLKCNQNCLKNAGNPRDMRRFQVVVSTTVNVDGHVLAVSDNMFVHNNSKHGRRARRLDPSEATPCIKAISPSEGWTTGGATVIVIGDNFFDGLQVVFGTMLVWSELITPHAIRVQTPPRHIPGVVEVTLSYKSKQFCKGAPGRFVYTALNEPTIDYGFQRLQKVIPRHPGDPERLPKEVLLKRAADLVEALYGMPHSNQDIILKRAADIAEALYSVPRNPSQLSSLAGTHGPAGMMGVNSFGSQLAINIGDSPQGTEQGYSRNTGSVSPRGYVPSSTPQQSSYSSTAGINGYGSGTMAGLGVPGSPSFLNGSTANSPYAIMPASPPLGASSITLPSGTNASTPTGVFSFSPVNMISAVKQKSAFAPVVRPQTSPPPACASTSGSSLQDPAFEDSDKFHTPARPLQGLAYS
- the EBF4 gene encoding transcription factor COE4 isoform X2; translated protein: MARAGGAAAGPRRRVLVLMVLVAAAGRRGRGTGRRRGGGPPGPPTPPGPPARPLLLLLPLPPLPPPPPPPPPPPRAAPAAAAAAAAAARPEALPRGGLPMKEEPLTAGLPSVRWLQGTSILDASTAAQSGVGLARAHFEKQPPSNLRKSNFFHFVLAMYDRQGQPVEIERTSFIDFVEKEREQNGEKTNNGIHYRLQLLYSNGLRTEQDLYVRLIDSMSKQAIIYEGQDKNPEMCRVLLTHEIMCSRCCDKKSCGNRNETPSDPVIIDRFFLKFFLKCNQNCLKNAGNPRDMRRFQVVVSTTVNVDGHVLAVSDNMFVHNNSKHGRRARRLDPSEATPCIKAISPSEGWTTGGATVIVIGDNFFDGLQVVFGTMLVWSELITPHAIRVQTPPRHIPGVVEVTLSYKSKQFCKGAPGRFVYTALNEPTIDYGFQRLQKVIPRHPGDPERLPKEVLLKRAADLVEALYGMPHSNQDIILKRAADIAEALYSVPRNPSQLSSLAGTHGPAGMMGVNSFGSQLAINIGDSPQGTEQGYSRNTGSVSPRGYVPSSTPQQSSYSSTAGINGYGSGTMAGLGVPGSPSFLNGSTANSPYAIMPASPPLGASSITLPSGTNASTPTGVFSFSPVNMISAVKQKSAFAPVVRPQTSPPPACASTSGSSLQDPAFEDSDKFHTPARPLQGLAYS